The Carassius carassius chromosome 9, fCarCar2.1, whole genome shotgun sequence genome includes a region encoding these proteins:
- the LOC132149553 gene encoding calponin-1-like isoform X1, with amino-acid sequence MSTQFKSGPAFGLSAEIKSKLAHKYDPNKEEELRLWISEVTGRKLPENFMEGLKDGVILCELINTLQPGSVKKINNSPQNWHQMENIGNFIRAIQEYGMRSDDIFEANDLFENVNHTQVQCTLITLAGMAKSKGFHSKYDVGVKYAEKQQRKFAPEKLRQGRNVIGLQMGTNKFASQKGMTSYGTRRHLYDPKNGMENPLDQSTISLQMGTNKGASQSGMTAPGTKRQIFDKKLDMEMCDTSIVSLQMGTNKMASQTGMTVYGLHRQVYDSKYCSSPDDFINNGQDSEMDGYQDSD; translated from the exons ATGTCAACGCAGTTCAAGAGCGGTCCCGCTTTCGGACTGTCTGCGGAAATCAAGAGTAAG cTGGCCCACAAATATGACCCAAATAAGGAGGAGGAGCTAAGATTGTGGATCAGCGAGGTCACAGGCCGCAAACTTCCCGAGAACTTCATGGAGGGGCTGAAAGACGGAGTGATCCTCTGCGA GCTTATCAACACTCTTCAGCCCGGTTCTGTTAAAAAGATCAACAACTCTCCTCAAAACTGGCATCAG ATGGAAAATATTGGTAATTTCATCCGAGCCATTCAAGAATATGGAATGAGGTCAGATGATATATTTGAGGCCAACGACCTGTTTGAGAACGTCAACCACACTCAGGTCCAGTGCACGCTTATTACACTGGCTGGGATG GCTAAATCTAAAGGCTTCCACTCGAAATACGATGTTGGAGTGAAATACGCAGAGAAACAACAACGCAAATTTGCTCCTGAGAAACTAAGGCAGGGACGCAACGTTATTGGTCTGCAG ATGGGCACCAATAAGTTTGCCAGTCAAAAGGGCATGACGTCTTATGGCACACGGCGTCACCTCTATGACCCCAAGAATGGTATGGAGAATCCTCTGGACCAATCAACAATCAGCCTGCAGATGGGCACCAACAAAGGAGCTAGTCAG TCCGGCATGACGGCCCCCGGCACCAAGCGGCAGATCTTCGATAAGAAGCTGGATATGGAGATGTGCGACACCTCTATCGTCTCGCTGCAGATGGGCACCAATAAAATGGCGTCCCAGACCGGCATGACGGTGTACGGTCTGCACCGTCAGGTGTACGACAGCAAGTACTGCTCCAGCCCTGATGACTTCATCAACAACGGCCAGGACTCAGAGATGGATGGATATCAGGATTCTGACTAG
- the LOC132149553 gene encoding calponin-1-like isoform X2, which translates to MSTQFKSGPAFGLSAEIKSKLAHKYDPNKEEELRLWISEVTGRKLPENFMEGLKDGVILCELINTLQPGSVKKINNSPQNWHQMENIGNFIRAIQEYGMRSDDIFEANDLFENVNHTQAKSKGFHSKYDVGVKYAEKQQRKFAPEKLRQGRNVIGLQMGTNKFASQKGMTSYGTRRHLYDPKNGMENPLDQSTISLQMGTNKGASQSGMTAPGTKRQIFDKKLDMEMCDTSIVSLQMGTNKMASQTGMTVYGLHRQVYDSKYCSSPDDFINNGQDSEMDGYQDSD; encoded by the exons ATGTCAACGCAGTTCAAGAGCGGTCCCGCTTTCGGACTGTCTGCGGAAATCAAGAGTAAG cTGGCCCACAAATATGACCCAAATAAGGAGGAGGAGCTAAGATTGTGGATCAGCGAGGTCACAGGCCGCAAACTTCCCGAGAACTTCATGGAGGGGCTGAAAGACGGAGTGATCCTCTGCGA GCTTATCAACACTCTTCAGCCCGGTTCTGTTAAAAAGATCAACAACTCTCCTCAAAACTGGCATCAG ATGGAAAATATTGGTAATTTCATCCGAGCCATTCAAGAATATGGAATGAGGTCAGATGATATATTTGAGGCCAACGACCTGTTTGAGAACGTCAACCACACTCAG GCTAAATCTAAAGGCTTCCACTCGAAATACGATGTTGGAGTGAAATACGCAGAGAAACAACAACGCAAATTTGCTCCTGAGAAACTAAGGCAGGGACGCAACGTTATTGGTCTGCAG ATGGGCACCAATAAGTTTGCCAGTCAAAAGGGCATGACGTCTTATGGCACACGGCGTCACCTCTATGACCCCAAGAATGGTATGGAGAATCCTCTGGACCAATCAACAATCAGCCTGCAGATGGGCACCAACAAAGGAGCTAGTCAG TCCGGCATGACGGCCCCCGGCACCAAGCGGCAGATCTTCGATAAGAAGCTGGATATGGAGATGTGCGACACCTCTATCGTCTCGCTGCAGATGGGCACCAATAAAATGGCGTCCCAGACCGGCATGACGGTGTACGGTCTGCACCGTCAGGTGTACGACAGCAAGTACTGCTCCAGCCCTGATGACTTCATCAACAACGGCCAGGACTCAGAGATGGATGGATATCAGGATTCTGACTAG
- the LOC132148674 gene encoding transcription elongation factor 1 homolog produces the protein MGRRKSKRKPPPKKKMTGNLDTQFTCPFCNHEKSCDVKMERSRNTGIISCTVCLEEFQTPITYLSEPVDVYSDWIDACEAANQ, from the exons ATGGGACGCAGAAAGTCGAAGAGAAAACCCCCTCCCAAGAAAAAGATGACGGGAAACCTGGACACCCAGTTCACCTGCCCCTTCTGTAACCACGAGAAGTCATGTGACGTTAAGAT GGAGCGAAGTCGAAATACGGGGATAATATCCTGTACTGTGTGTCTTGAGGAATTCCAGACACCAATAACCT ATCTCTCAGAGCCGGTGGACGTGTACAGTGATTGGATAGACGCTTGTGAAGCAGCCAATCAGTAG